TTTCTTATTCGCACGCTCTTTAAAAAAAGCGGCACTCTCAACGGGGTCAAAAACCTCTTCAGGAAAAACAAGGGCTGTCTAAATGACAGCCTTTGCGTTTCTTTAGAGTTATAGTTTCGGTGCTCAGCTTTGAAATTTATCGAGAAGAGTTTTGATCTCTTCGATTTTTTTGGCGCGTTCCCGCCGGTCGGCGAAAGACTCGGCCACACAGGACTCTAAATGGCTCTGGAGGATATTGCTTTCGACTGAGCGCAGCGCCGAACGTACAGCTTTGAGCTGGATCAGTATCTCCGGGCAGTAACGCCTGTCGGTGATCATTTTTTTCACGCCGTCCAGCTGGCCGCTGATCCGGTTTAAACGCGCGATCTGGCCGGCGTGGCTGGGGTGGCAGTGGTTGGTTTTAGCCATGAATTTATTATATACCCCCTGGGGGCACTTGACAAATGGTTTTTCCTGGTATACCCTATGGGGGTATTCAAGTTTAGAAAGGAGCAAAAAATGAAAAAAATAATTTGGGGAGCGGTTCTGCTAATAGGTTTGAGCTGTCTGGGGCTGGCGCGCGGTGACAAACCGCAAGACCAGATGTCCGGGCCGATTTTGGCCGCTGGCAAAAAAACCGCGATCAATGACCGCTATTCTTTTCAGTACGAGTTTCCGCAAAAACCACAAATGGGCCCGGCGGTTTTAAAAATACTGGTTTATGACAAGCAAAGCCAGTTGTCTGAACAGCGCTCCAGCAATTTAACTATACTGGGCAGTTACGATATGCCGTCGATGCGCGGACATCATGCGTCCCCGCCGACGCCAATTAAAACCAACCGTTTGGGCGATTATCTCTTTCCGGTCGATCTGGTCATGCGCGGCGAATGGGAAATTGTTTTGTCTTTTCAGGAAGACGGTCAGGAAATATACAGCGGCGTTATTTTGTTAAAAGTCTAAAAAAGTCATGCGCAAAATCGGATTGCTGTTCATGATCCTGGGTAGTCTGGCTGCCGCAGACGCCAGTTTGTTTTACACGGAAATTCAGGGCGTGGCCGGTTATTCTGCCGCGGGAAATAAAGTCGTGTATCGCTCCGGCCGCGCGGACGACACCATGCAGTTAAATTCGATCGGGTTTGATTATCTCCAAAAATTTTCCGGCGCTTACAGCGACACCGGCGCGGCGGCGCTGCAGATCCGCGCGGCCTACAACGCGGACAAAGCGGCGGCAGAGCTACAAATTTACAATGCCTACTGGAAAAGCAAAACTCCTTACGGCGATGTCTGGCTGGGGCACAACCGCGCGGCTTTTGGTCTGGCCAGTTACTGGGATACGCACGGCGATCTGCTGCAGCCTCTGCCGATGCACGGCTTTGGCTTTGACCGCGACTGGGGCGCCGGCTGGAATATAGACACGGTTGACGGCGGCTGGCAGGCCGGCCTGACTTCCGGCTCGGGAATGCCGCTGCGCGCGGACGGGAACTGGCTGTTCACCGGCAGAATGTCGCGCGGAACGCTGAGTTATGACAACTACACCATAGGTCTGTCAATTTTGGCTGGCCGGACAATGGACAGCATGGGAGACAGGCCGGATCTGGAATTGGAAAAAATAGAGCTGGCCGCGCTGGACGCCGCTTACAATATTGACAATCTTGAACACAAACTGGAACTCGACAACGGCTCGCGGGCCGGCTGGCCGGCGCTGGCGGGATTTTACCGGCTGGGTGTTAATTTACTGGCAGAAAACCGGCTCAAGCTGGAAGGCCAGTATGTGTACACTAAAATAAATCTTGTGGAAAATTACTGGCTGGGCGCGGGCGCGGCCTACCGTTTCACGCCGGAGTTAACCGGACGCCTGCTGTATGAACTGGAAACCAAAATAAATGAATATAAAGTGGCGGCGCAGGCCTACGCTTATTTTTAATATTTAAGGAGCAACTCGTGTCAAAAATATTTTGGCTGTTAATTTTACTGATCGGCTTGGCTCCGGCGGCGGTCGGCTGCGATCTTAACGATCCCGATCGGGATATTTTGCGCATCGGCACTTATTACACTTCGCTGCGGCCCCGCATCACTTACCAAACCGCTTATCTCTCGCTGGAAAAACTGGGCGGTGAGAAAACCTTGCGCGAAGTGGAAACACGGCTGGGTGATAAATTTTCCGGACTGTACGAAACTATCGATGTCCCTTACACACTATACACACTCTATCAGGGCGAAAAAATTATCGGCTACGTGCACGGCATCAATCAAAAAGGCCGCTACGGAGGCTTACAGGTCTTCCTGGCGTATGACACACAGGGCATTATTAAACATTTTTATTATCAGAAACTCACGTCCCGCCAGGCTCAAGAACTGCGCTCTCCGGAATTTTCCGCGCAATTCAGTGGGCTGTCGCTCCAGGATTTTCTAAATTACGATGTGCAGACCGGCTCCGGCGGCAGCACCAAAGCGCAGGCCATTAAAAACCCCAGTCCGGCAGACGCGGCGGATTTTTTAGCCACCCTGCGCGCGGTCAAGAAAAATTTAATTTTAATGGACATTTTCGTGTTCAATAACAAGGAGAGAACTTCTCCGCCGCAAAGGAGCCAGCCATGAATATTTTTCAGGTCGCTTACAAAAATCTGCTGCGCCGCAAGACGCGCACGCTGTTTACGCTCGCCGGCATCATGCTTTCGACCTGGGTGCTGGTAACGCTGCTTGGTTTCAACAAAGGCTATGAGCAGTCGCTCAATGAAAATATCGAGGGCATGGGTTTTCAGATCGTCCTGACCGCCAAAGGCTGCCCTTATGAAGCGGCCACGTTGATGCTCAAAGGCGGCACCGGCCTGCGCTATATGCCGGAAGCGCTGGTGCGGGATGTGGCGGAGCGCGCGGAAGTGGCTTCGGCCACAGACATGCTGATGCACGCGGAGTTTGACCCCAATAAAGGCGAGAACGGCGGCACGATCGTTTATCTGGGCATCGATCCGCAGACTTATCCGACCCTGAAGCCCTACCTGCAATTTAATCAGGGCGAATGGTTCAGCGCGGACAGCGCGGCGGAAATTGTGCTGGGCTACGAGGCCGCGGAGCTGGAGCAGCGCGAGGCTGGCGACGCAATGCTGCTGCCCGGCAGCACGCAGGAATTCAAAGTAACCGGCGTCTTGAAACGCACCGGCACGCAGGATGACGGCATGATCTTCCTGCCGCTTAAAGCCGCGCAAAAGATTTTCCACAAAGAGGGACAATTGACAATGCTCGGTCTGCGGCTAAAACAGGAGGCCGATCAAAGCGCTTTTGAGGAAGAGCTGTATGCCCTGCCTGACGTGCAGGTCGTGTCCATGGCGCAGGTCAAGAGCACTATTTTAAGTCTGGTCGCCAGCGCCAAAGTCATAGTTCTGTCCATCGCTTTTATCGCTTTTTTGATCGCCATGTTTGGCGTGCTGAACACCGTGCTGATGTCCGTGTTCGAGCGGTTTCAGGAGATCGGCATTTTGAAAAGTCTGGGCGCGCTGCCCCAAGACGTGTTCCAAATGATCCTTATCGAGACTACTCTGCTCTGCGCGCTGGGCAGTTTATCTGGAATTATTTTGGCCTGTCTCTTCTCCCGCTTTTCAGAAATGGTGATCCGCTATCTCCTGCCTTTCGCGCCGAACGGCAGTTTGATTATTATCAGCTGGCCGACGATAATTTTTGCTTTCTTCTCCATAACTCTGGTCGGTCTGGCCGGCGGTGTGTATCCGTCCCTGCGGGCGGCGGCGATACGCCCGCTGGACAGTATCAGGAGCGCAGAATAAATGACATTCATCACAGCAAAAAACCTGACCAGGGTCTACACGCGCGGCGCGGAAAAAATCCACGCTCTGCACAACGCCAGTTTTGCTATTGAACGCGGCGAAATAGCCGCGGTCACCGGCGCGTCCGGCTCCGGCAAAACCACGCTGGTCAATGTGCTGGGCTGTCTCGACAATCCAACCGCCGGCTCTTTAAGCATAAATGGCAAAATTATTTTTCAGAACAATCTGAAATTAGCGGAAACAGAATTAACTAAAATCCGCCGGAGTATTTTCGGCTATGTGTTCCAGAAGTTTTTTCTCCTGCCGACACTGACGGTCAAAGAAAATATTTTGCTGCCCGCTGTATTTCAGCCCGGACTGCGCGCCAGCTCCGCCAGGCTGGCTGAAGTTTTGCAGTTGTTAGGCCTGGAGAAAAGAGCCGAGCATCGGCCCGGCCAGCTTTCCGGCGGCGAGATGCAGAGAACAGCTATAGCCAGAGCGCTAATTAATAATCCGTCTGTGCTGATAGCTGATGAGCCGACCGGCAATCTGGACAGCCGGCGTTCTGAAGAGATCAAAAATTTACTACTGGAATTAAACCAAAAACAAAACCTCACGATCATCCTGGTAACGCATAATCCCGCGCTGGCCAAAATCGGCAGTCAGACGCTGGAATTAAAAGACGGAGTTATTCAATAATTGCTCGCGGCGCTGGCCAGCGTTACAGCTGGCGGCGTGGCAAATTGCCGGCGCTCAAGCTCATCAAGCCTATCTTGAAATCCCGGCGTCAGGTTTTCATACAGCAAGGGCAGCGGCGCGCCGTGTTCCTCGAGATTCAAAGTCCGCAGTCTGTCTGTATTGTCCGGCAGAGCGTTCAAAAAAACCTCAGCGTTTTCCAGCTGATCCAGCAAGGCGCGGCGGTAAGCGTATTTACTGCCGGCTGGTTTAGGCTGCGCATTTAATAACTGCCTTTGACTGAAAACCCAGGCCGCCTGCGCCGCGCCGACATTTTCCGCGTCGGTCACATTCACATCAATATATTCCGCGACCTGGAAAGCGGTTTTGAAACGATAGCCGCCGTCCCTGTCCAGCTCATATAGAGCAAGTAGTTTGTGGCCGTGCGCGGAGAGCAGTTTTAAGGCCTCGACGATATAACTCATCTGTTCCGGCGTGAAGAGCCAATGCGGATTGAGGCGCACCCAGCCCGGCTTGCCGGCAAAAACATTTGCGCACACTTTGTCCTGCATCAGGCGGGAAGCCTTTTCGCTGATCTCCAAAAGATAATGTCCATACTCGCCGGCGCAGGAGCAGCCCGGCCGCGTCTGAATACCAAAAAGATCGCTCAATACTCTGGCGACAAATTTGGGATGCAGCACGCCAGCGCCCTGCGGAATATCGTGCCGGATATTAAAAGAAAAAATCGGCGCCCTTTTTTCCAATTCCTGATCACCGTAGAGAATAATCCCGGGATCGCCGCGCAGATAATCGAACAGCGGCTCGGATAATTTGCGCTCGATCTTTTGAATATTGGCAAAACCGATAACATTGTAGGTCAGGTCTATGGCCAATCCCAGCCGCAGCACGCCAATGCCGTTGGGCGTGCCGGACAGCTCGCGTTCCAAAATATCGCGCGAATACTCCACGTCCCAGAGCGAAACATGCCAAACCGTGCCGCCGGCTTTGTTGGTGGGATGCAGCTGCGCGGGATAAATAGCTTTGTTGAACACCAGCAGTCCAGTGCTACCCGGGCCGCCGGGCAGCTTGTGCGGCGAAGCGACCACCGCGTCGATCAGCGGCCGTCCATCCTCGGTACGCGGGCTCAGGTCTATCGGCTCATAAGCCAGCGACGCGGCATGATCGTAGATCGTCAGCGCGCCGTATTTTTTGGCCAGCGCCGCGGTAGCCTGAATATCCGTCAAATGTCCGGTCACATTGGACGCCGCGGAAAAAGACACAATGATCTTCCGTCCCTGTGCGCGCAAGTCCTGCAAAAGTTTTTCATAATGCGCCAGATCAATATCCACCGTGCCGGACACGAACGGCACAATAATTTTATCCGCCAGCGTACCGTCATACGGCAGCGTGTTACCGTGATGCTCCTGCCCGGTGATCAAAACCACCGGCCGGTTTTGGTCTGGAATAAACTTCTCCAGCCACTCTTCGAGCAATTTATAGACGGCGGCCAGACCTTCGTCCAGCGCATCGATCTCGGCCAGCAGCCATTTGTCCCTGGCTTTTTTGTACTGCGCTTCCCAGCGGTTTTTTTGCTCGGAAAATCTATTGATCTGTTTTTTTAATTCCAGCAGGCGCGCCCGCTCCGCGCCGGACACGCGCTCCAAAACAGCCGGCGCAATGTCCAGCCCCAGTATTTTATGCAGACGCTCCAGCGCGCCGGAGGTGCCCTGCCCCACCGGCAGCACCACATAATTTTCTGGATCGGCGCGCAGCGCCTTGTGGATCAGCGCGATCAGGCTGTTGAACGCCGTGTGGGAAAAATCCGCCGTCAGCGTGTCCTGAGTATGCGTATTGCCAAAACGCCGAGCGAACCATTTTTCATACTCGAGGAGAAAATCCAGCTGCTTACCCTGCGCCGTATAATCAGCGTAAAGCTGGCGGACATGTCCAAACACTGTGATCTCCTCGGCTTCGCCGCCGGCCAGCTGCCCGCGTAAAAATTCCAGTTTATTTTCCAGGCTGACATTTTTGGCCAGAATTTCCGGAATAGAAAATTCTGCTACAGGATTTTGCGGTTTAGTTTTTTCCCGCAACTCAGTAACTAAATCCGCAATGATTTTTTTCAACATAACGCAACCTCTGTTTTTTTATTTATCTGCAGAGGTCTGCTCGATATGTCTTTTAGCGCTTATATATCGCAAGTTTCAAAAAAAGATTTCGTTTTTTTTATACTCTCACTTCTTTATTATAACCTTATGCACGACCGCGTCGATCTGCTCAACGCCCAAAACTTTATAACCCTGCTCGCGCGCCGCGCGCGGCACATTGTCCAGCGGCTCGCCGGCAGTCAGCCGCACTTCCAGAATATCGCCCTCGCGCAACCGGCTCAAGGCAAACTTCGTTTTCACAAAAGTCATCGGGCAATGCTCTTTGGTAATATCCAAATACTGTGTCAGCATAGCCTAAATAAACAGCGTCGTGCCGCCCTCCTGCAATTCTAAAAACGAACCGATGCCGATCACTTTTTTGACTTCCGGGATAAAATCGTCCTTTTGCAGAGCGAGGATCACCCCGGCCGTCTCGCAGGCGTAAAAATTCACGCCCAGTTTTATTGAGGCGTCGATCAACTCATCAACTCCGGCCACATTGCGTTTCTTGGCCAGATTGCCGAGCAGCAACGGGCTCAATCCCGCAAAATTCAGGCGGGAAAGAGGCAGATTGTTCCGGCCGCCCAGCAGGAAATTGAAAAAACGGGCGCGAAAACCTTTGCCCAAGAAATGCCGCCCGCGTTTTCTCTTAATAATATCCAGGCCAAAAAATGTGAAAAATAAATTCACTTCATAATCCAGAGCCGCCGCGCCGGACGCTATCGTGAACGCGGCAAAAGCCTTATCATAGTCCCCGCTAAAAACAATTATCGATAATTTCTTTTTCTTGTCCGCCATATTTTTACTCCTTTGTTTTTATAATATTTATCATATCTGAATAGTATGATATATGGAATTGTTTAAGTTGTCAAGCGCTTTTTTATTCTGACAAAGGGACAGGCACGATTTTGCAGATGTTTTCATAGCCAGAGCATTACCAGCTTATTTACACATCTTATTGAAGGTGATGTGCTTTTCTTTCAGCGAGATTTTCCCGACCTGATAACCGTACGCCGCGAGCTCC
This genomic stretch from Candidatus Margulisiibacteriota bacterium harbors:
- a CDS encoding metal-sensitive transcriptional regulator, which codes for MAKTNHCHPSHAGQIARLNRISGQLDGVKKMITDRRYCPEILIQLKAVRSALRSVESNILQSHLESCVAESFADRRERAKKIEEIKTLLDKFQS
- a CDS encoding ABC transporter permease, whose amino-acid sequence is MNIFQVAYKNLLRRKTRTLFTLAGIMLSTWVLVTLLGFNKGYEQSLNENIEGMGFQIVLTAKGCPYEAATLMLKGGTGLRYMPEALVRDVAERAEVASATDMLMHAEFDPNKGENGGTIVYLGIDPQTYPTLKPYLQFNQGEWFSADSAAEIVLGYEAAELEQREAGDAMLLPGSTQEFKVTGVLKRTGTQDDGMIFLPLKAAQKIFHKEGQLTMLGLRLKQEADQSAFEEELYALPDVQVVSMAQVKSTILSLVASAKVIVLSIAFIAFLIAMFGVLNTVLMSVFERFQEIGILKSLGALPQDVFQMILIETTLLCALGSLSGIILACLFSRFSEMVIRYLLPFAPNGSLIIISWPTIIFAFFSITLVGLAGGVYPSLRAAAIRPLDSIRSAE
- a CDS encoding ABC transporter ATP-binding protein; the encoded protein is MTFITAKNLTRVYTRGAEKIHALHNASFAIERGEIAAVTGASGSGKTTLVNVLGCLDNPTAGSLSINGKIIFQNNLKLAETELTKIRRSIFGYVFQKFFLLPTLTVKENILLPAVFQPGLRASSARLAEVLQLLGLEKRAEHRPGQLSGGEMQRTAIARALINNPSVLIADEPTGNLDSRRSEEIKNLLLELNQKQNLTIILVTHNPALAKIGSQTLELKDGVIQ
- a CDS encoding aminotransferase class V-fold PLP-dependent enzyme, encoding MLKKIIADLVTELREKTKPQNPVAEFSIPEILAKNVSLENKLEFLRGQLAGGEAEEITVFGHVRQLYADYTAQGKQLDFLLEYEKWFARRFGNTHTQDTLTADFSHTAFNSLIALIHKALRADPENYVVLPVGQGTSGALERLHKILGLDIAPAVLERVSGAERARLLELKKQINRFSEQKNRWEAQYKKARDKWLLAEIDALDEGLAAVYKLLEEWLEKFIPDQNRPVVLITGQEHHGNTLPYDGTLADKIIVPFVSGTVDIDLAHYEKLLQDLRAQGRKIIVSFSAASNVTGHLTDIQATAALAKKYGALTIYDHAASLAYEPIDLSPRTEDGRPLIDAVVASPHKLPGGPGSTGLLVFNKAIYPAQLHPTNKAGGTVWHVSLWDVEYSRDILERELSGTPNGIGVLRLGLAIDLTYNVIGFANIQKIERKLSEPLFDYLRGDPGIILYGDQELEKRAPIFSFNIRHDIPQGAGVLHPKFVARVLSDLFGIQTRPGCSCAGEYGHYLLEISEKASRLMQDKVCANVFAGKPGWVRLNPHWLFTPEQMSYIVEALKLLSAHGHKLLALYELDRDGGYRFKTAFQVAEYIDVNVTDAENVGAAQAAWVFSQRQLLNAQPKPAGSKYAYRRALLDQLENAEVFLNALPDNTDRLRTLNLEEHGAPLPLLYENLTPGFQDRLDELERRQFATPPAVTLASAASNY
- a CDS encoding sulfurtransferase TusA family protein, with protein sequence MLTQYLDITKEHCPMTFVKTKFALSRLREGDILEVRLTAGEPLDNVPRAAREQGYKVLGVEQIDAVVHKVIIKK
- a CDS encoding DsrE/DsrF/DrsH-like family protein, with translation MADKKKKLSIIVFSGDYDKAFAAFTIASGAAALDYEVNLFFTFFGLDIIKRKRGRHFLGKGFRARFFNFLLGGRNNLPLSRLNFAGLSPLLLGNLAKKRNVAGVDELIDASIKLGVNFYACETAGVILALQKDDFIPEVKKVIGIGSFLELQEGGTTLFI